AGCGGAAGGCCCAGTTCCGTGGCAATAACCTCTGCCGTCAGAGTCTTTCCGCAACCCGGCGGGCCGCAAAAAAGTATTTTGTCAGCTGGACGTAGACCATGGCTTCTGAGTACATCGGCTCGATGGTGCTGTTCAAGGATGTCCTCGATGACCTGCTGGTTTTCATCGGCGAGAACGACTTCTTCTAAACCGCGTGCTGGCTCGCGGAAACCAAGGAGCGGCAGGCCGCGCTCCTGATCTACAGGGATGCGCTCCGAGAGTCCTCGGGTTGCCATGGATATGGGGCGATGGCCTCCACCATAAAGGATTTGCTCTAGGTCGTTGGCGAGCAGATGATGCTGTTTCTGCCGCTCTTCCCGGATGATGGCCTCGGATGCCTGCCGGAAGGCGTTCGCATCTCCGGCCGATCCAGCCTTAATGATCTGTCTCAGTATCTTCCCGCTCGCCATGATGTTCTCCCCAATTTTCGTGATTTTACCCTATTGACTAGCTCATTAGATGAGCCTTATGGCTTGGTTCCTCAAGTCTATAAGGTTTTGCTATCTTCAAGCGTCCTCAATTCAAATCCCTCAATCTCCTGCAACGACTTGCCCGCAATCCCCTGCAAGTCCCCATACATTCGGAACAAATTCTGGGGCAAGTCTTGCATTGCAACATTACTGGACTCAGCCTGCACTCCACCCAGGCGATCCCACGACATCGCCGGTCGATCATTGCGTTTGTTTCTGTTTCTTGTTGTGTAACCACCGCCCCCCTATCCCCGCTGGCTTTCAAATTTACCGAGAGCCGACTTCGCTCGGCCTACTCCGTGGCCGTGCCCGGCGCCGCACTACTTCCGCCATCCCGCGCAGCGGCGATGATATATCGTAACTGCGGATGGGTCATAAAGACAGGCCGACCTGAGTATTTATATGTTTAGCGTTTTGAGGAATTGATCGGCGGTTATGATGGGGCAGATAAACTGACCAGCGAGGCTCAGCAGATCCCGATCCCCAGTAACAAGATAGGCAGCCTTGCCTGCGCTGGCAAGCTGCAGAAAGGGCACGTCGAACGGATCGCGGCAATGTGGCATTGCGGCCATTTTGGCAGGCATGCGTACCGTGGTGCAGTAGGGCAAATAGTCGGCAAGCAGTTCTTGCTGTTCTGCCCCGGAGAGTTTGAATTTCGAGTATGCAAGCGCACGTAGCAGTTCCGCCGCAGTGGCGTTTGATACCAGCGGCTGACAGCGGGCGCCTTGCCAGGCATAGCGCAATGGTGTCAGCCGCCCTTGGGCAAACACCAGTGCAGATAGCACCAGATTGGTGTCGATCACCACGCGCGGCGCGCGCGGGGAACCGCTCATTTCTTGCGCCGGCTCTTTACAGGGGCCTGACCGGGCGCTTGCCGCGCCCATGCAACCGCGGCGTTAATGTCCTGCTCCTGCAGGTCCAGTTCAGCCAGTTTGGCGCGCACGGCATCGCCACGCTGGATGCGCACCGGGGTCAGCACGATCTGGCCGTTACGGGTTTCCACGTCAAAATATTCTGCGGGGCCGACGTCTGCGGTCACGCTCTTGGGCAGGGTAAGCTGATTTTTTGCGGTCAATTTGGCAAGCATGGCAGCGCTCCAATTCGAAAAGTAAGGATTCCTTACTATATGCTATTGACGATAATTTGGCAACAAACGAGGGATTGTTGCCTGCACCCGCGGACCTCAGTGCGCATTATCCCTGAGGCAGTTGCAAGACCAGCGACACGCGGCGATTATGCGCGCGACCTTCCGCTGTGGCGTTATCGGTGCGTGGGTGCGTGTCCGCATAACCGATGGCGCGCAACCGGCCGGCGGTGATGCCACGCACGATCAGATAGCGCGTGACGTTGGTTGCCCGCGTGCTGGACAATTCCCAGTTCGATGCAAAGCGCAGATTTTCGATGGGGATATTATCGGTATGCCCTTCGACAGAGACCGAATAATTCTGGTTCACGAGCAGCGCAGCCAGTTCATCCAGCAGTTGCCGGCCAAGCGGCTTAAGCGTAGCGCTGCCGGGCTCGAACAGGATATTGTCGCTGATTTCGAGATTAACGCTGTCCGGATGGGCGGTCACTTCAATGCGTGTCCCGAGCGCGCTGGCCTGAATAGTTTCGAGAAAATTATTCCGTGCGGGTGCCGTCGCCGAGGCATCAGGCGGTGGTTCCTCTGTACTAGCGTTTGTCAGGTTCGATGGACGACCCTCTTCTTGCAGAACGGGTGGCGTCTCAGGTTCTGCCTGTAGCGGTGGTATCACCGGCCGCTGTGCGGTTTCCTTAGGCAGCGTGATATAACCCCGCTGCGTCGCACTGATGCCTACCATGGGCAACGAAACCTGCTCGATGATGGAAGAGACAAGCGGTTGCGCAGCAGGCGTCGCAGATGGGCGCAGACTGTGCGTCGTACTACGAGCTTGTTGGCTCACCGGGCTCGACACCGATGTGACCTTTGCATAGGCAAGCAGCAGGACGAACAGGGCAAGCAGCAAGGTCATGATGTCCATGTAGCTGATCATCCATACTTCATCCTCGCCTGCTTGGGCCAGACTGCTTTCTGTAAGGGCAATGGCATCGTGTGTGGCTTGCGTGTCGGTGTGACGTGCCGGTACGCGTGACAATGGAGTAGCAGACCTATGCGCCATAGGGGCGAGCGGGTGCATTCTGGACAATTGACTCATTACTGCGTCACCATCAGGCGGCATTCATCCAGGCAAGCTTGGTAACCTGATAGGAAGCGTCCTCCTGATGAGAAAGGTAGGCATCCAACGTCTCACGAATGAGGATCGGATGTTGCCTGTCGTACAACAGCAGGATGCCTTCCTGCAGCATGTTCATGGATACCAAGCGCTGCTGAGTGCGTCGTTCCATTTTGATGGACAGTGGCTTCAGTACCAGGTTGGCAGCGAGCAGGCCGTACAATGTGGCGGCCATGGCAAAGGCCATAGTTGCACCGATCTCCTGGAGGCCACTGTGGCCAAGCCCGGACAGCATATGTACCAGACCGAACAAGGTGCCGAGCATGCCGAAGGCCGGGGCCAGCGTAGCCATCGTGCGCAGTATTTGGGCGTCGGCCTGCTCGCGCGCGCGTAACCCCGCTATGCGCCACTGCAATACCTTGGTCAGGTCCTGCAGTGGGCCCCGGTCGATCACCAGTTGTATACCACTACGCAAAAACGGATTGCTGACATTGGCCAGCTCTCTCTCGGCGGCCCGGATATTGCCGTGCCGATACCATTCGGCGACCCGCAGCAATTGTTCAATCTCGTCCCCGGCGCTCGGCTGTTCATCCGTAGCCAATTCCGGCAGGCTACGCAGCACCCGGATTACATCCGTAATCGGCCGGCTCACCACCGTCGCCGCCAGTGTGCCGCCGATGACCACGATCAGCCCCGGGATATTGAAGAACGCGCTGATATGCTCCGGTGACAGCAGTATCATGCCAAGCACCAGTACACCACCACCGAGAAGCCCGATGACGGTGGATTTTTTCATGTCTTGCAGTTTGATTCGCATTACACCACCCGATATTTGCCTATTGTGAGTCCGTTGCTTCGAGACTCAAGCAATTATCGTTCCCGATATCACGACGGGAGGGCGATACTCTTTAACTTATTGTTTTACTAGGCAAGTAAAGGGACAACTGGACGGAAAGCCAAGACGCAGAGAAGTGGCTGGGTACAGTAGGGCAAGATGTTGCCGCCCCTTTTCCTGTGCGCGCCGCAAAGCGGCAATTTATTACTAGGCCTAACAGGTTGTTAAAAAAGTCCATCCATGGTCTTTTTCGACTCATAAAGCAAAAAGTGCGATTTTTGCTTTACTCCATTTTTCAAGCACCTACCCCATGCTTGAAAAATAGCGGCGCGTCCGTGCGCCGCACGCAGGCTGTTTTTCAACAGCCTGCTAATCATTCCCATTCAATTGTTTCCGAAGTCCGGAAACCCTCATGGAACCTGGCTTTCATTGTTATGATCATCGCACTTTACCGTCACTTTTACCGTCTAAAAACGAGCGCTTTTGCTGGCGCGGGAGATGGACTCGGTTTGACGGGCGGCTACTCCAGCGCATCAATCGTCAACTATCCGAGCAGCCGGGGCACTTCTTTTGAAAAGTATAGACATACGTAGCGCAACTACGACTTCAGCCCCCAAATAAACTTACCTGTCGTTTGAAATAGTGATAAATATCGTAGCATGGCTACGACTGAAAGAACCAAGCTATTGCGCCGGACTGTTACCGCATAGGATGGGCGATGCGATCGCCGGAGCACCGGCCCAGCACGCACCCCGCGTGAAGCATTTGACTTGCGTTCTCGATGTGTATAAAATTTTATACAAAGTGAAATGATGAGTGACGAAAAAGAGATTCGCTGGATGGGTTCCGCCTACGACGACTTGTTGGCATTCCCGGACGACCCACGTCGCTCCGCTGGTTTCCAGTTAGGTAAGTCCAAGCACTGCTTCCAGAAGAAGACTCAGGCGACCAGCAAGCAGGACAAGGGCATTGCCGAGGCGCGCTATCGCGCCGTGGTCAACGCGAGAAAGGTACGGAAATGAAGATCGGCACCGAATCCGCCATGTGACAAAGCCGGGAGCGAACCTCTTCCTGGAGCTTGGCTTCGCGCCCGCTGAGGCCAAGCGCTTGCAGGCAGCCTCTCGCAAGCAGATCAAAGACACCCAATTGCTGAAGCAGCAGTTGATGGACGAGCTGTCCGCCTGGATTGCCGAGCATCACCTGAAGCAAGCCGAAGCGGCCGAGATCCTGATGGTTTCGCGTCCGCGCGTATCCGACGTGGTGAACAAGAAGACGGCCAAGTTCACCATTGACACGCTGGTGGAAATGCTCAGCCGCGTCGGCAAGCCAGTCAAGCTGGCCATCGGTTGACGCGCTGAACGACTGACCGCTTCCATCAATTCCCGCACCAGCGGCGGTAAGCGTCAATTCTTTCCGCCCCCTCTGGCGGCGGGTCCGGTATCGGCGGATCGAGGATCGGAATTGCTTGAGTTGCTTTTCCGCGCACGCAATAGCGACAATTTGGTCGCGCCAGGTGAGATCGATCTTGGCCACCGTCACTGCCTGCCCAAGCACCTGGGTCGTGAATGGAAGGGAGAGATTCTCTTCGATCATGGCGAAGAACCCGCCAGCCTGCTCCGATTCGTCGTAGGCATCCGTGGTCGCCTCCTCGATAAGTTTATCCAGGTATTCCGCGGTGAACTTCGTCGTCTTTTTCGTTTTCGCTTTTGTCATCGCGAAGACTTCTTCCAGAGCCCCGTATTTGAAAAACCTTCTTCTTCGAAAAAGCGATGGAAGAGGCTGGTAATATCCAAAATATTCTTATCATCAGCTTCAACAATTTTTATATCGGCAGTCATTTGCCTGTTCCTTTGCCACGTATACGCGCACGATGCGCCGCGGCTTTTGCGCGGTTGCCGCACACCGCCATGCTGCACCAACGGCGGGCATGGCTTTTGGTGCGGTCATAGAACATCAATGTGCACGCATCATTCTCACAGCTACGGATAAGGTTGAAATCCGCATGGCACACCAGATCACCGATGGCTTCCGCGATCGGCAATAATAATTCTTCAGGTTTTTCCCATCGGCGCATTTGCTGCATGCTTGGCGCATTCCCATCACTTGCTACTATTTGGAAATAAATTCCATCCCGCGCCAATAACTGGTTAAGCGGTTCGAGTTCCTTAAGGATGTTTTGCCGGAATGGTTTACCTGCATGCTGCTTGGCAAAATCGCGCAGCCATTCACGCAACACCCGCGCTTCGGCAGCGACGTCATCGAGTGCGCGCGTATTTTCTGAACGGAAACACTTTGCAATTTTGGCATCGATAACGCCCGCCTGCAGCAGCCAGTTGACCAGATCAGCACCATTCGCCAGCCATTCGATCTGCTCCCCCGAAGGCATGGCCACACTGTTCAGGAAATCCATCGCCAGATGGTCACCCACAAAAAATGCATCTGGTCTGGGGTCTGTGGAGGATGTCATTATGTTTTGCCCTTTTCCTGATACATCAAGCGCTAAAGTAACCTTAAAAATATCTTTTGACAAGTTATCTTATCTATAGTAACCTCTAAAAATATATTATAATGGTTACTATAAACTAACCTCCAACCAACAAAAAGGATGCCCTCCATGCCAAACACAACAGCCACAATCCATTA
The genomic region above belongs to Gammaproteobacteria bacterium and contains:
- a CDS encoding CGNR zinc finger domain-containing protein, whose product is MTSSTDPRPDAFFVGDHLAMDFLNSVAMPSGEQIEWLANGADLVNWLLQAGVIDAKIAKCFRSENTRALDDVAAEARVLREWLRDFAKQHAGKPFRQNILKELEPLNQLLARDGIYFQIVASDGNAPSMQQMRRWEKPEELLLPIAEAIGDLVCHADFNLIRSCENDACTLMFYDRTKSHARRWCSMAVCGNRAKAAAHRARIRGKGTGK
- a CDS encoding XRE family transcriptional regulator, which produces MRHVTKPGANLFLELGFAPAEAKRLQAASRKQIKDTQLLKQQLMDELSAWIAEHHLKQAEAAEILMVSRPRVSDVVNKKTAKFTIDTLVEMLSRVGKPVKLAIG
- a CDS encoding OmpA family protein, translated to MSRVPARHTDTQATHDAIALTESSLAQAGEDEVWMISYMDIMTLLLALFVLLLAYAKVTSVSSPVSQQARSTTHSLRPSATPAAQPLVSSIIEQVSLPMVGISATQRGYITLPKETAQRPVIPPLQAEPETPPVLQEEGRPSNLTNASTEEPPPDASATAPARNNFLETIQASALGTRIEVTAHPDSVNLEISDNILFEPGSATLKPLGRQLLDELAALLVNQNYSVSVEGHTDNIPIENLRFASNWELSSTRATNVTRYLIVRGITAGRLRAIGYADTHPRTDNATAEGRAHNRRVSLVLQLPQG
- a CDS encoding MotA/TolQ/ExbB proton channel family protein, whose translation is MKKSTVIGLLGGGVLVLGMILLSPEHISAFFNIPGLIVVIGGTLAATVVSRPITDVIRVLRSLPELATDEQPSAGDEIEQLLRVAEWYRHGNIRAAERELANVSNPFLRSGIQLVIDRGPLQDLTKVLQWRIAGLRAREQADAQILRTMATLAPAFGMLGTLFGLVHMLSGLGHSGLQEIGATMAFAMAATLYGLLAANLVLKPLSIKMERRTQQRLVSMNMLQEGILLLYDRQHPILIRETLDAYLSHQEDASYQVTKLAWMNAA
- a CDS encoding AbrB/MazE/SpoVT family DNA-binding domain-containing protein, with the translated sequence MLAKLTAKNQLTLPKSVTADVGPAEYFDVETRNGQIVLTPVRIQRGDAVRAKLAELDLQEQDINAAVAWARQAPGQAPVKSRRKK
- a CDS encoding putative toxin-antitoxin system toxin component, PIN family, translated to MSGSPRAPRVVIDTNLVLSALVFAQGRLTPLRYAWQGARCQPLVSNATAAELLRALAYSKFKLSGAEQQELLADYLPYCTTVRMPAKMAAMPHCRDPFDVPFLQLASAGKAAYLVTGDRDLLSLAGQFICPIITADQFLKTLNI